The Desulfovibrio sp. UIB00 DNA window CTGAGCGTGAAGCCGGGCGAACTCGTGCTCTGCACTGGCGCAAGCGGCTGCGGAAAATCCACGCTCATCCGGCTGCTCAACGGCCTGTGCCCCCATTACTTCAGCGGCACGCTGCATGGCCGGGTACTGGTCAACGGTACGCCCACCACGGAGCAGACACCGCCCCAGCTTGCCCGTCAGGCCGGAACCCTGTTTCAGGATCCCGAGCAGCAATTTTTTGCTCTTAATGTTGAAGATGAACTTTCGTTTGCCCTTGAGTGGCAGGGCCTTGGCATTGAAACCATGCGTCATGCCGTTGCCGGGGCCGTCAGGCAGTTTGGCCTGGAGGAAATTTGCCGGTCGTCCATACATCAGCTTTCTGAAGGCCAAAAGCAAAAGGTCGGTCTTGCCTCCCTGTGGACCCAACGCCCGCAGGCCCTTGTGCTGGACGAACCCACGGCCAACCTCGATCCGGAATCCACGGTCGAACTGGCCCTCAAGCTGGCCCAGCTCAAGGAGCGCGGCATGGCGATTCTGGTGGTTGACCACAGGCTCTACTGGCTGACCGACGTGGTGGACAGGGTTGTTGTGATGCGCGAGGGACGCATTGAGGCGGAGGGCGACTTTACCATGCTGCACGATGCGGAACTGCGGCGGCGCTTTGGCCTGCGCGAGGCCAGCGTTCCCGATGCGCGCCGCACCCTGCCCGGCTGCACCAGCGCCCACGGGCTGATACAGGCCCGCGACCTCACCCATGCGCACAAGGGCCGCAAGCCCCTCTACGAAGGCGTCAATTTTGACCTGCCCGGCGGCGTCACTGCCATCATCGGACACAATGGAGCGGGCAAAACCACTTTGGCCCGGATTCTTGCCGGCCTCGACCAGCAGCAGAACGGCGAAATCCTCATTCGCGACCAACCGTGCGATGCAAAACAGCGCATGCGCCATAGCGGCCTGGTGTTGCAGAATGCCGACCACCAACTGCACATGCGCACCGTGGAGCAGGAGGTGCAGACCTGTCTGGAACTGGCCGGGCAAAAGAACCACGACCATGCGCGCATGCTGCTTGAAGAATTCGGCCTGCTGCAACTGGCAGGGCGGCATCCGCAGTCGCTTTCCGGCGGGGAAAAGCAGCGTCTGGTCGTTGCCTGCGCTCTGGCAAAGCGCCCTTCCCTGCTCATTCTGGACGAACCGACCAGCGGCCTTGACGGGGCCAACATGCACAGGCTTGCAGCCGCCATTGAGCGGCAGGCCCATCAGGAACGCAGCGTGCTGCTCATCACGCATGATCTGGAGCTGCTGGCTGGCATGGGGCGGCAGGCGCTGCGCTTGCCGCTGGTCGGCCCCCGACACATCGAAACCCCGCTGACGGAAACTCCCGCCCGCAGGCAGCACGGCAATACCCCGAGCATCACCGCCCAACACAAAAACCCCACCGCTCAGGCGGTGTAAAGGAAGCCGCCATGACAACGGCAAACGACAATACACTGGCAGACAAGGTAGCGTCCCTGCTGTCAGAGAAAAAAATGGTCATGCTGGACACGCTGGCGCAGGCCTGCGGCGTCAGCGAACTTCAGGCGGCAGAGGCTCTGCCCCAACCCATGCGGGCCTTTGCCGCAGCGGCGGACTTTGACGCCATATGGGCCGACCTTACAGCCTGGGAATCAGCCACGTTCATCGTGCGCCACGGCGGCAGCGTTGTGGAGATCAAGGGGCAGATCCCTGCGGGCAAGCACGGAGGCGGCTATTTCAACCTCGATCACGGCTACCCTCTGGGCGGACACATTTGCAGCAGCAACATTGCCCGCATGGCTTTTTTGTCCCTGCCCTTCATGGGGCTGGAAAGTCACAGCATCCAGTTTTTTGATGCAGCGGGCGCTGTTGTGTTTTCCATCTATGTGG harbors:
- a CDS encoding ABC transporter ATP-binding protein, which translates into the protein MLRCENVTYTYPHQQSPAVRDLSLSVKPGELVLCTGASGCGKSTLIRLLNGLCPHYFSGTLHGRVLVNGTPTTEQTPPQLARQAGTLFQDPEQQFFALNVEDELSFALEWQGLGIETMRHAVAGAVRQFGLEEICRSSIHQLSEGQKQKVGLASLWTQRPQALVLDEPTANLDPESTVELALKLAQLKERGMAILVVDHRLYWLTDVVDRVVVMREGRIEAEGDFTMLHDAELRRRFGLREASVPDARRTLPGCTSAHGLIQARDLTHAHKGRKPLYEGVNFDLPGGVTAIIGHNGAGKTTLARILAGLDQQQNGEILIRDQPCDAKQRMRHSGLVLQNADHQLHMRTVEQEVQTCLELAGQKNHDHARMLLEEFGLLQLAGRHPQSLSGGEKQRLVVACALAKRPSLLILDEPTSGLDGANMHRLAAAIERQAHQERSVLLITHDLELLAGMGRQALRLPLVGPRHIETPLTETPARRQHGNTPSITAQHKNPTAQAV
- the hutX gene encoding heme utilization cystosolic carrier protein HutX, which produces MTTANDNTLADKVASLLSEKKMVMLDTLAQACGVSELQAAEALPQPMRAFAAAADFDAIWADLTAWESATFIVRHGGSVVEIKGQIPAGKHGGGYFNLDHGYPLGGHICSSNIARMAFLSLPFMGLESHSIQFFDAAGAVVFSIYVGRENRALIPSVKERFLALRTALGKENVQ